In a genomic window of Flammeovirga agarivorans:
- the feoB gene encoding ferrous iron transport protein B has product MNKQTIALLGNPNVGKSSIFNQLTGLRQKVGNFPGVTVDKKIGTTSLDNDHKATVIDFPGTYSLYPTSSDERVVLNTFANPSSEDYPDAIIYIADSTNLERHLLLLSQVKDLGIPTVLGLNMSDIAEKKGFELDLKKIENAFKVPVVKINGRTGEGIAELKEKVQQVISTSSESTIKTFNFSAVEQASIIDIKKLNENINDYQALLWAHHYDQLPFIDLSSKEEIKNITEKHDFKDMRLQIDETLQRYNFITPLTQEAVKEKASEEDSFSDKLDRIVTHKVFGPLIFFGLLMLVFQSIFSWASAPMDFIDESIATIGEYLKGVMPEGWFTDLVLDGVLAGLGGVLVFVPQITILFFLISLMEESGYMSRAVYMFDRLMIKFGMSGRSIVSLISGGACAIPAVMAARAIGNWKERMITILVTPLISCSARIPVYAILVAFAVPDEMVWGVFNLQGLAFMGLYLLGIVVTLIAGFIFKLILKADAPSFLAIELPSYKMPHWKNVALTVSEKVNTFVMEAGKVIMIVSIVLWALASYGPGDNIEEATQLAEKEAEFKGFNQLETEDYVASKQIEASYVGIIGKGIEPIFAPLGYDWKISIALVTSFAAREVFVGTMATIYSVGSAGDDIAPLRKRLATAVDPVTGKHEFTKATAFSLMIFYVFAMQCMSTLAVVKRETKSWKWPVVQFIYMSGLAYVGALIAYHMF; this is encoded by the coding sequence ATGAACAAACAAACCATAGCACTACTAGGCAATCCAAATGTTGGAAAGTCTTCTATATTTAATCAATTAACAGGTTTACGTCAGAAAGTGGGTAACTTTCCAGGAGTTACGGTTGATAAAAAAATCGGAACTACTTCATTAGACAACGACCATAAAGCTACCGTAATTGATTTCCCTGGTACTTACAGTTTATATCCTACTTCATCTGATGAAAGAGTTGTTCTCAACACTTTTGCTAACCCTTCTTCCGAGGATTATCCCGACGCAATTATATATATAGCTGATTCAACAAACCTTGAAAGACACCTATTATTATTATCTCAGGTAAAGGACCTCGGGATCCCAACAGTTTTGGGATTAAATATGTCTGATATCGCTGAAAAAAAAGGGTTTGAATTAGATTTAAAGAAAATTGAGAATGCTTTTAAAGTTCCTGTTGTGAAAATCAATGGACGAACTGGAGAAGGTATCGCCGAGTTAAAAGAGAAAGTTCAACAAGTAATTAGTACTTCTTCTGAATCTACTATTAAAACTTTCAACTTTAGTGCAGTTGAACAAGCTTCTATCATTGATATCAAAAAACTAAATGAAAATATCAACGATTACCAAGCATTACTTTGGGCACATCATTATGATCAGTTACCATTTATAGATCTTTCTTCCAAAGAGGAAATTAAGAATATTACTGAAAAGCATGACTTCAAAGACATGCGACTTCAGATTGACGAAACGCTTCAACGTTATAACTTCATTACACCACTGACTCAAGAAGCTGTAAAAGAAAAAGCTTCTGAAGAAGATAGTTTTAGTGATAAATTAGATAGAATTGTTACTCACAAAGTATTTGGTCCATTAATATTCTTCGGATTATTAATGTTAGTATTCCAGTCTATCTTTTCTTGGGCTTCTGCTCCTATGGATTTCATTGATGAAAGTATTGCTACTATTGGTGAATACCTTAAAGGTGTCATGCCGGAAGGCTGGTTTACGGATCTTGTATTAGACGGTGTACTTGCAGGTCTTGGTGGAGTGCTAGTGTTTGTTCCACAAATTACTATACTTTTCTTCCTTATTTCATTAATGGAAGAGTCTGGTTATATGTCTAGAGCAGTGTATATGTTTGATCGATTGATGATCAAATTTGGTATGAGTGGACGTTCGATTGTATCATTAATTTCTGGAGGTGCCTGTGCAATTCCTGCTGTAATGGCTGCTAGAGCAATTGGCAATTGGAAAGAAAGAATGATTACTATTTTAGTGACGCCATTAATTTCTTGTTCTGCCCGTATTCCTGTTTATGCAATACTGGTCGCCTTCGCTGTACCAGATGAAATGGTATGGGGCGTATTTAACTTACAAGGATTGGCATTTATGGGCTTATATCTATTGGGCATAGTAGTTACATTAATTGCTGGCTTTATTTTCAAGTTAATATTGAAAGCAGATGCGCCTTCATTCCTTGCAATAGAATTACCTTCTTATAAAATGCCTCACTGGAAAAATGTCGCATTAACTGTAAGTGAAAAAGTAAATACTTTTGTTATGGAAGCAGGTAAAGTGATTATGATTGTTTCTATTGTTCTATGGGCTTTAGCATCATATGGTCCTGGAGATAATATTGAAGAAGCTACTCAACTTGCAGAAAAAGAAGCTGAATTTAAAGGCTTCAATCAATTAGAAACTGAAGATTATGTAGCTTCAAAACAAATTGAAGCATCTTATGTAGGTATCATCGGTAAAGGTATTGAGCCAATCTTTGCTCCTCTAGGTTATGATTGGAAAATCTCTATTGCACTGGTTACATCATTTGCCGCAAGAGAAGTTTTTGTAGGTACAATGGCTACTATTTATAGTGTTGGATCTGCCGGTGATGATATTGCACCATTAAGAAAAAGACTTGCAACTGCAGTTGACCCAGTTACAGGAAAACATGAATTTACAAAAGCTACTGCTTTCTCATTGATGATTTTCTATGTATTTGCTATGCAATGTATGTCTACATTAGCGGTAGTAAAAAGAGAAACAAAAAGCTGGAAATGGCCTGTTGTTCAATTTATATATATGAGTGGTTTAGCTTATGTAGGTGCATTAATTGCTTACCATATGTTCTAG
- a CDS encoding FeoA family protein, producing the protein MVSIDTLPHGKVGTICEFKDKVVGSRLIELGLYPGKKLQILRKAPFGGALYIKSEQQSFALGLKEAKTVFATID; encoded by the coding sequence ATGGTCAGTATCGATACATTACCTCACGGAAAGGTTGGAACAATCTGTGAGTTCAAAGATAAAGTGGTAGGTAGTAGACTTATTGAACTTGGTTTATATCCAGGTAAAAAGCTTCAGATTTTAAGAAAAGCACCATTTGGAGGAGCTTTATATATCAAATCTGAACAACAGTCTTTTGCTTTAGGTTTAAAAGAAGCCAAAACTGTATTTGCTACTATAGACTAA
- a CDS encoding alpha/beta fold hydrolase: MTSPQIDNITKDELYVSVGSDQLYVKRYRHQNAQEAILMIHGSVESGRIFYSNSDKGIAPYLAQKGFDVFVADFRGRGKSTPPVSSKSKNRQIDAIEEEIPALLNRINQEYDAKVNIHIVAHSWGGVWMLAHLARHPELTIKSMVYLAVKRSISIKSFKKFFEVDLVWKWLSGLITNIVGYFPAKEMKIGDENESKGVYQDCKSWVYSLDKWVDPTDGFDYLKAFEKRSDLPPTLYLTGKKEYYLGHQQDVKRLMKEVNNTKDQFIYLSKDNGYALDYNHINICTAKEAIEDHFPIIDLWLKQQKLAQ, from the coding sequence ATGACCTCTCCTCAAATAGACAACATCACAAAAGACGAACTTTATGTTTCTGTTGGATCAGACCAATTGTATGTGAAAAGGTATCGACATCAAAATGCCCAAGAAGCTATTTTAATGATTCATGGAAGTGTCGAAAGTGGGCGTATTTTTTATTCCAACTCAGATAAAGGAATTGCTCCATACCTCGCTCAGAAGGGGTTTGATGTATTCGTTGCTGATTTTAGAGGTAGGGGAAAAAGTACTCCCCCTGTTTCTTCAAAAAGTAAGAACAGACAAATTGATGCTATAGAAGAAGAAATACCAGCATTATTGAATAGAATTAACCAGGAATATGATGCGAAGGTAAATATTCACATTGTTGCACATTCTTGGGGCGGTGTATGGATGTTGGCACATTTAGCAAGACATCCAGAGTTAACAATAAAAAGTATGGTCTATTTGGCTGTTAAGAGAAGTATCTCAATAAAATCATTTAAAAAGTTTTTTGAAGTAGACCTTGTATGGAAATGGCTATCCGGCTTAATCACAAATATTGTGGGTTACTTTCCAGCAAAAGAAATGAAGATTGGTGATGAAAATGAAAGTAAAGGTGTTTATCAAGATTGTAAATCCTGGGTATATTCTTTAGATAAGTGGGTAGATCCAACAGATGGTTTTGATTACCTGAAAGCGTTTGAAAAAAGATCAGATTTACCACCAACTTTATATTTAACGGGAAAGAAGGAATATTACTTGGGGCATCAGCAGGATGTAAAAAGGTTGATGAAAGAAGTGAATAACACAAAAGACCAATTTATTTATTTGTCGAAGGATAATGGGTATGCTTTAGATTATAACCATATAAATATCTGCACAGCAAAGGAAGCAATTGAAGACCATTTTCCCATCATAGACCTTTGGTTGAAACAACAAAAACTAGCACAATAA
- a CDS encoding glutamine synthetase III family protein: MTNLRFNALETASSRSAKNVETPSNRISDYFGEDCFGLPQMKASLAPAIYKKVESAVKHGTKIDEATADAVASAVATWAISKGVTHHTHWFQPLTGSSAEKHDSFFDYTKGIETFKGSTLTQQEPDASSFPNGGIRATNQARGYTGWDPSSPIFISNNTLCIPTIFVSYTGDTLDYKTPLLKAQEAINKATIDVCNYFEDGVTSISASLGCEQEYFLVDKAFYAARPDLYITGRTLFGAKPPHGQQLDDHYFGSIAPRVAAFMKDFEFQCHKLGIPITTRHNEVAPGQFEAAPLYEEINTGVDHNLLMMDVMEKVAGEHNFAVLLHEKPFANLNGSGKHNNWSLITNKGRNLFQPEGSLYFLTFLVNTIKAVHQYGDLLRASIASAGNDHRLGANEAPPAIMSVFLGSTLTEFLNEVAESGKLVYQEGGEAFIELGIDKIPGLKLDNTDRNRTSPFAFTGNKFEFRAVGSHQNTATPMTVLNLIVAEQLSQFKAAVDAKIGAGTDKEAAIREVLVSYIKESEAIRFEGDGYSQEWVDEAESRGLSNVKDTPRALDFFISSEAKEIFAKHNVFSEKEIEARHDVWSEIYSTKIDIESKTMEEIVLNKVIPAATSYVAKLVDSAAKLKDLGLDASAIVTTIEEVTGFMKTAKEGVAAMVLERDRVLEIEDTNAQAVEFCDSIKTKYFDTIREAVDRLELFVDDAEWPLPKYSEMLFLK, encoded by the coding sequence ATGACAAATCTTCGTTTTAACGCCTTAGAGACAGCTTCATCTAGAAGCGCGAAAAATGTAGAAACTCCGTCAAACAGAATCTCTGATTACTTCGGAGAAGATTGTTTCGGTCTTCCACAAATGAAAGCATCTTTAGCACCTGCTATTTACAAGAAAGTAGAATCAGCTGTTAAACATGGCACTAAAATCGATGAGGCTACTGCTGACGCTGTTGCATCTGCTGTAGCTACTTGGGCAATCTCTAAAGGTGTTACTCACCACACTCACTGGTTCCAACCATTAACTGGTTCATCAGCTGAGAAACATGACTCTTTCTTTGATTACACTAAAGGTATTGAAACGTTCAAAGGTTCTACGTTAACTCAACAAGAGCCAGATGCATCTTCATTCCCTAACGGTGGTATCAGAGCTACTAACCAAGCTCGTGGTTATACAGGTTGGGATCCTTCATCTCCTATTTTCATTAGTAATAATACTTTATGTATCCCTACTATCTTCGTTTCATACACAGGTGATACATTAGATTATAAAACACCATTATTGAAGGCTCAAGAAGCAATCAATAAAGCAACTATCGATGTATGTAACTACTTCGAGGATGGTGTAACTAGTATTTCTGCTTCATTAGGTTGTGAGCAAGAGTACTTCTTAGTTGACAAAGCATTTTATGCTGCTCGTCCTGATTTATATATCACAGGTCGTACATTATTTGGTGCAAAACCTCCACACGGTCAACAATTAGATGACCACTACTTTGGTTCAATTGCTCCAAGAGTTGCAGCATTCATGAAAGACTTCGAATTCCAATGCCATAAATTAGGTATTCCTATTACTACTCGTCACAACGAGGTAGCACCAGGTCAATTCGAAGCAGCTCCATTATACGAAGAAATCAACACTGGTGTAGATCACAACTTGTTGATGATGGACGTTATGGAGAAAGTTGCAGGTGAGCACAACTTCGCTGTATTATTACACGAAAAGCCATTTGCTAACTTGAACGGTTCTGGTAAGCATAACAACTGGTCATTGATCACTAACAAAGGCCGTAACTTATTCCAACCAGAAGGTTCATTATACTTCTTAACTTTCTTAGTAAACACTATCAAAGCTGTTCACCAGTATGGTGATTTATTAAGAGCATCAATTGCTTCTGCAGGTAACGATCACCGTTTAGGTGCAAACGAAGCTCCTCCAGCAATTATGTCAGTATTCTTAGGTTCTACTTTAACTGAATTCTTAAACGAAGTTGCTGAATCAGGTAAATTAGTATACCAAGAAGGTGGTGAAGCATTTATCGAGTTAGGTATCGACAAGATCCCAGGTCTTAAGTTAGATAACACTGACCGTAACCGTACTTCTCCATTTGCATTTACAGGTAACAAGTTTGAGTTCAGAGCGGTAGGTTCACACCAAAACACTGCAACTCCAATGACAGTATTGAACTTGATCGTTGCTGAGCAATTATCACAATTCAAAGCTGCTGTAGACGCTAAGATTGGTGCTGGTACTGACAAAGAGGCTGCTATCAGAGAAGTATTAGTTTCTTACATCAAAGAATCTGAAGCTATCCGTTTCGAAGGTGACGGTTACTCTCAAGAGTGGGTAGATGAGGCTGAATCAAGAGGTCTTTCTAACGTTAAAGATACTCCAAGAGCATTAGACTTCTTCATTTCTTCTGAAGCTAAAGAGATCTTCGCTAAGCACAATGTATTTAGCGAAAAAGAAATCGAAGCTCGTCATGATGTATGGTCTGAGATCTACTCTACTAAGATCGATATCGAGTCTAAGACTATGGAAGAGATCGTATTAAACAAAGTAATCCCTGCTGCTACTAGCTATGTTGCTAAATTAGTTGACTCGGCTGCTAAGTTAAAAGATCTTGGTTTAGACGCTTCTGCAATCGTTACTACTATCGAAGAAGTAACTGGTTTCATGAAGACTGCTAAAGAAGGTGTAGCTGCAATGGTATTAGAGCGTGATAGAGTTCTTGAAATCGAGGACACAAATGCTCAAGCTGTTGAGTTCTGTGATAGCATCAAAACTAAATACTTTGACACTATCCGTGAAGCTGTTGACCGTCTTGAATTATTCGTTGATGACGCTGAATGGCCATTACCGAAATACTCAGAAATGTTATTCCTTAAGTAA
- a CDS encoding outer membrane beta-barrel protein translates to MKTKIFSLVAPLLVAGSFAMAQDKTEEVVIPEESVEETTEEEANKLSISGSVDLFYNYDFAGTDAMNIGTSFNEGQNSINLGMANVILSQTLGKASFVADLSFGPRSNGSIGDGNFHIQNLYASYQLSEKLSATAGFMGTFVGYEVISPTGNFNYSTSYLFSNGPFQNAGLKFDYSFSDKVALMVGIFTNEWDSYNAAPNLGMSGFGAQLYVAPVDGLDVYLNGFSSSTRTVVDLTAGYQVSDAFYLGVNAAWADKKDAYTDADLGLQADQLYSGVATYLQYSLTETFALGARYEYFKDIARVYGADNSTEDFDGAVNAVTLTGNVALGPLTVIPEFRFDTADSEIFFGSKDAEAAGNLDSKSATQATLAVVYAF, encoded by the coding sequence ATGAAAACTAAGATTTTCTCCCTAGTTGCACCATTATTGGTAGCAGGATCGTTCGCTATGGCTCAAGATAAAACTGAAGAAGTAGTTATCCCTGAAGAGTCGGTAGAAGAAACAACGGAAGAAGAAGCTAACAAACTTTCTATTTCTGGTTCAGTAGATTTATTCTATAACTATGATTTCGCTGGAACAGATGCAATGAATATCGGTACAAGCTTTAACGAAGGTCAAAACTCTATCAACTTAGGTATGGCTAACGTTATATTATCACAAACATTAGGTAAAGCTTCATTTGTTGCTGACTTATCATTCGGTCCAAGATCTAATGGATCAATCGGAGACGGTAACTTCCACATTCAAAACTTATATGCTTCATACCAATTATCTGAGAAATTATCAGCAACTGCTGGTTTCATGGGTACATTCGTAGGTTATGAAGTAATTTCTCCAACAGGAAACTTCAACTACTCTACTTCATACTTATTCTCTAACGGTCCTTTCCAAAATGCAGGTCTTAAGTTTGATTACTCATTCTCTGACAAAGTTGCATTAATGGTTGGTATCTTTACTAACGAGTGGGATTCATACAATGCTGCTCCTAACTTAGGTATGAGTGGTTTTGGTGCTCAATTATATGTTGCTCCAGTTGACGGTCTTGATGTTTACTTAAACGGTTTCTCTTCTTCTACAAGAACTGTTGTTGACTTAACTGCAGGTTACCAAGTATCTGATGCATTCTACTTAGGTGTTAATGCTGCATGGGCTGACAAGAAAGATGCTTACACAGATGCTGACTTAGGTTTACAAGCTGACCAATTATACTCAGGTGTTGCAACTTACTTACAATACTCTTTAACTGAAACATTTGCTTTAGGTGCTCGTTACGAATACTTCAAAGATATCGCAAGAGTATATGGTGCTGACAACTCTACTGAGGACTTCGACGGTGCAGTTAACGCTGTAACTTTAACTGGTAACGTTGCTTTAGGTCCATTGACAGTAATCCCTGAATTTAGATTCGATACTGCTGACTCAGAAATCTTCTTTGGTAGCAAAGATGCTGAAGCTGCTGGTAACTTAGATTCTAAATCGGCTACTCAAGCTACTTTAGCAGTTGTTTATGCATTCTAA
- a CDS encoding ammonium transporter: MFSSIHLIADATLATESVAQAVTAEQLQTVSLTTSNVWMLVSTMLVFIMALGFACVEAGFTQAKNTVNILFKNTVDLSVGIISYAWFGFNLMYPGEFNGVFGFSGWGISLPADYTSLGYAGGAYTYWTDFLFQAMFAATCATIVSGAVAERIKISAYFIFTFFLVGFVYPVLGSWHWGGGWLSQMGFYDFAGSTVVHSVGGWAALAGIIAIGARKGKYVNGKVIDKPGSSVPLAVIGVFLLWFGWFGFNGGSVLSADAESISLVLVTTTLAAAAGAIGGWLGGYIMFKRFDLGMVLNGILAGLVGITAGADQMSPNESILIGLVCGVIVVFSAVGMDKLKLDDCVGAVSVHLTCGIIGTLAIGVLGQKAGFDQFITQLTGVAAYGAVAFTTSLALFFALKFTIGVRVSEEHENEGLDSHEHGIRGYTITFDN; this comes from the coding sequence ATGTTCTCATCTATTCACCTAATTGCCGATGCAACGTTGGCAACAGAATCAGTCGCTCAAGCTGTAACAGCTGAGCAATTACAAACAGTAAGTCTAACAACAAGCAACGTTTGGATGCTAGTTTCAACAATGCTAGTATTCATCATGGCACTTGGTTTTGCATGTGTTGAAGCGGGTTTCACTCAAGCTAAAAACACAGTAAACATCTTATTCAAAAACACAGTTGATTTAAGTGTAGGTATTATCTCTTACGCTTGGTTTGGTTTCAACTTAATGTACCCAGGCGAATTCAACGGTGTTTTCGGTTTCTCTGGTTGGGGAATCAGCCTTCCTGCAGATTATACTTCTTTAGGTTACGCAGGTGGTGCTTACACTTATTGGACAGACTTCTTATTCCAAGCAATGTTCGCTGCAACTTGTGCGACTATCGTATCAGGAGCGGTTGCTGAACGTATTAAGATTTCTGCTTACTTTATCTTCACTTTCTTCCTTGTAGGTTTCGTTTATCCAGTACTAGGTTCATGGCACTGGGGTGGCGGATGGTTATCTCAAATGGGATTCTATGATTTCGCTGGATCTACAGTAGTACACTCAGTTGGTGGATGGGCAGCTTTAGCTGGTATCATTGCAATTGGTGCTCGTAAAGGTAAATATGTGAACGGTAAAGTAATTGACAAGCCAGGTTCATCAGTTCCTTTAGCTGTAATCGGTGTATTCTTATTATGGTTCGGATGGTTTGGTTTCAACGGTGGATCAGTATTATCAGCTGATGCTGAGTCGATCTCATTAGTATTAGTAACTACAACTTTAGCTGCAGCTGCAGGTGCTATCGGTGGATGGTTAGGTGGTTACATCATGTTCAAGCGTTTTGACTTGGGTATGGTATTAAACGGTATCCTTGCTGGTTTAGTAGGTATTACTGCTGGTGCTGACCAAATGTCACCAAACGAATCAATCCTTATCGGTTTAGTTTGTGGTGTTATCGTAGTATTCTCTGCTGTTGGTATGGACAAATTAAAACTTGATGATTGTGTTGGTGCAGTTTCAGTTCACTTAACTTGTGGTATCATTGGTACTTTAGCAATTGGTGTTCTAGGACAAAAGGCTGGTTTCGATCAGTTCATCACTCAGTTAACTGGTGTAGCTGCTTACGGTGCAGTAGCATTCACAACTTCATTAGCTTTATTCTTCGCCTTGAAATTCACTATCGGTGTAAGAGTATCTGAAGAGCATGAAAACGAAGGTCTTGATAGCCATGAGCATGGTATCCGTGGTTATACTATCACTTTCGATAACTAA
- a CDS encoding type IA DNA topoisomerase translates to MKVCIAEKPSVARDLAKVLGATQKRNGYFEGNGYQVTWTFGHLCTLKEPHDYDATLKRWDLVTLPIIPIKFAIKLINNSGSKEQFKVIETLVNSATEVINCGDAGQEGELIQRWVLRQAKCKVPVKRLWISSLTEEAIKKGFKKLQEEKDFDLLYAAGSARAIGDWLLGINATRLYTIKFGGYKQLLSIGRVQTPTLALIANRFLEIQNFKSEKYWELKTKYRNVTFNSTKGKFTSKEIVDKGLAYIKDKPFEITSANRKEGNEAPPYLFDLTSLQVECNKKFSFSAEQTLKIAQSLYEKKVLTYPRVDTTYLPNNMYPEIGPTMRALTKFQNETAPLFKSAFRKTKKIFNDQKVTDHHAIIPTKIAARNLNAQEAAVYDLVALRFIAAFYPDCKVAKTEVMGQVDKAEFKATGREILDPGWRILYKKEEEEEAKKKKKKGEEEEQTLPNFEVGESGPHTPSVLTKETKPPKLFTEATLLRAMETAGKNIDDEELRKAMKENGIGRPSTRANIIETLFRRKYIERQRKNIIPTQAGLDLIATIQNDLLKSAELTGIWEKKLRQIEDGTYEINLFMNEIKEMVTEVVQNVKSVRSNFKIQTPTESLVSKKPKTKKKSEQKISLTCPKCKTKEVIKGNSAYGCLGFKDKSCDFLIKFDYENKKLTDKQIESLIIKGRTPELKGLKIDGKTKQGYLILNNESKIEFKETLEAPLICPKCQKGQILEGKSAFGCSNWKNGCDFKVPFENYGKKITKNQLKSLIQKGSTPKIKGFTEKSGKKSNGRLKFDPNFQILLQIE, encoded by the coding sequence ATGAAAGTTTGTATCGCGGAGAAACCTAGTGTTGCTAGGGATTTGGCTAAAGTATTAGGAGCTACTCAAAAGAGAAATGGGTATTTTGAAGGAAATGGATATCAAGTTACTTGGACCTTTGGGCACTTGTGTACCTTGAAGGAACCACATGATTATGATGCTACCTTAAAAAGGTGGGATCTTGTCACGCTTCCTATTATACCTATTAAATTCGCTATTAAGCTAATTAATAATAGTGGTTCGAAAGAGCAGTTCAAAGTCATTGAAACCCTGGTAAATTCTGCTACTGAAGTGATCAACTGTGGTGATGCTGGCCAAGAAGGAGAGTTAATTCAACGTTGGGTACTTAGACAAGCTAAATGTAAAGTACCTGTAAAACGACTTTGGATTTCTTCATTAACTGAAGAAGCAATTAAAAAAGGATTCAAGAAACTTCAAGAAGAAAAAGACTTTGATTTACTATATGCAGCAGGTAGTGCCAGAGCTATTGGAGATTGGCTATTAGGAATCAATGCTACTAGATTATACACCATTAAATTTGGTGGGTATAAACAATTACTTTCTATTGGTCGAGTACAAACACCTACCCTTGCACTTATTGCTAATCGCTTTTTAGAAATTCAAAACTTCAAAAGTGAAAAATACTGGGAATTAAAAACGAAATATCGAAATGTTACTTTTAATTCTACAAAAGGAAAGTTTACATCAAAAGAAATTGTAGATAAAGGATTAGCTTATATTAAAGACAAGCCTTTTGAAATTACTTCTGCCAATAGAAAAGAAGGCAATGAAGCTCCTCCTTATTTATTTGATCTTACCTCTTTACAAGTAGAGTGTAACAAAAAGTTTAGTTTTTCTGCTGAGCAAACTTTAAAAATTGCTCAAAGCTTATACGAAAAAAAGGTCTTAACCTACCCGAGAGTAGATACAACATATCTACCTAATAATATGTATCCCGAAATTGGACCAACAATGAGAGCATTAACTAAGTTCCAAAATGAAACTGCTCCATTGTTTAAATCTGCTTTCAGAAAAACCAAGAAAATATTCAATGATCAGAAAGTAACCGATCACCATGCAATAATTCCTACCAAAATTGCAGCTCGAAACTTGAATGCCCAAGAAGCTGCAGTCTACGACTTAGTAGCCCTTCGATTTATCGCTGCGTTTTACCCAGACTGTAAAGTAGCAAAAACGGAAGTGATGGGTCAAGTAGATAAGGCTGAGTTTAAAGCTACCGGAAGAGAAATTCTAGATCCGGGTTGGAGGATACTATATAAAAAGGAGGAAGAAGAAGAAGCAAAGAAGAAAAAGAAAAAAGGAGAAGAAGAAGAACAAACTCTCCCCAATTTTGAAGTTGGGGAATCAGGGCCACACACTCCTTCAGTATTAACTAAAGAAACAAAACCACCAAAACTGTTTACGGAAGCTACCTTATTAAGAGCGATGGAAACAGCCGGAAAGAATATTGACGATGAAGAATTAAGAAAAGCAATGAAAGAAAACGGTATTGGCAGACCATCAACTAGAGCCAATATTATTGAAACTCTTTTCAGAAGAAAATATATAGAAAGGCAACGAAAGAATATTATTCCTACACAAGCTGGACTTGACCTCATTGCTACCATTCAAAATGATTTATTAAAATCTGCGGAACTTACTGGTATTTGGGAAAAGAAATTACGACAGATAGAAGACGGCACCTATGAAATTAATCTCTTTATGAATGAGATTAAAGAAATGGTAACTGAAGTCGTACAAAATGTAAAATCAGTACGCTCTAATTTCAAGATTCAGACTCCAACAGAAAGTCTAGTGTCGAAGAAACCAAAAACGAAAAAGAAGAGTGAACAAAAAATATCCCTCACCTGTCCGAAGTGTAAAACAAAGGAAGTAATAAAAGGAAATAGTGCATATGGCTGTCTAGGGTTTAAAGACAAGTCATGTGATTTTCTTATTAAGTTTGACTACGAGAATAAAAAGTTAACAGATAAGCAAATTGAATCTCTTATTATAAAAGGTAGGACACCTGAACTAAAAGGGTTGAAAATTGATGGAAAAACAAAACAAGGCTACCTTATATTAAATAATGAGAGTAAAATTGAATTCAAGGAGACCTTAGAAGCTCCTCTTATATGTCCAAAATGTCAAAAAGGTCAAATTTTAGAGGGAAAATCTGCTTTTGGGTGCTCAAATTGGAAAAATGGGTGTGATTTTAAGGTGCCTTTTGAGAATTACGGTAAAAAAATCACAAAAAATCAGTTAAAATCTCTTATTCAAAAGGGATCCACCCCAAAAATCAAGGGATTTACCGAAAAAAGTGGTAAAAAGTCAAATGGTAGGTTAAAATTCGACCCTAACTTCCAAATATTACTACAAATTGAATAA
- a CDS encoding ABC transporter ATP-binding protein: MIQIQNINKSYKSEDNETLALNHVTLNIHEGEFVCIMGPSGCGKSTLLNIAGLLDLPSEGEVIFQGENVVNISSKKRAQLRRNYIGFVFQSFNLIDDLTVYENIELPLIYQQVAPNERKFRVEKIMDKLQISHKKNVFPTQISGGLQQRVAVARAVVSQPKLILADEPTGNLDSERGREVMEILQSLNDLGTTILMVTHSTAASDYASRIIHLFDGQIVTENLHKGK, translated from the coding sequence ATAATACAAATACAAAATATCAACAAGTCTTACAAAAGTGAAGACAATGAAACTCTTGCTCTTAATCATGTGACTTTGAATATACATGAGGGAGAATTTGTATGTATTATGGGCCCTTCTGGATGTGGTAAATCAACCTTATTAAATATTGCAGGATTACTAGATTTACCCTCGGAGGGAGAAGTGATTTTTCAAGGAGAAAATGTCGTCAATATCTCATCAAAAAAGAGAGCTCAGCTAAGAAGAAATTATATTGGTTTTGTATTTCAAAGCTTTAATCTAATAGATGATCTTACTGTTTATGAGAATATTGAGTTACCTCTGATTTACCAGCAAGTAGCACCTAACGAGCGAAAGTTTAGGGTAGAAAAAATCATGGATAAACTTCAAATTTCTCATAAAAAAAATGTATTTCCCACTCAAATTTCTGGTGGACTTCAACAAAGAGTGGCAGTAGCAAGAGCTGTAGTCTCTCAACCCAAACTTATATTGGCAGATGAGCCAACCGGTAACTTAGACTCTGAAAGAGGGCGCGAAGTAATGGAAATCCTTCAATCGTTAAATGACTTAGGAACTACTATCTTGATGGTAACCCACTCTACAGCAGCTTCAGATTATGCTAGTAGAATTATACATCTTTTTGATGGTCAGATTGTTACTGAAAATCTTCATAAAGGTAAATAA